From one Thermodesulfovibrionales bacterium genomic stretch:
- a CDS encoding IS4 family transposase, with the protein MSVFCSIFSQLLQWFPRKEFQLVAKKHQAERHAKGFSSWGQFVSMLFCQLGKAQSLREIVNGLMSCEGKLKHLGIEAPKRTTLAYANAHRPWEMYQDLFLALLGRCKGAVTGKKKFRFKNKLMSLDSSPIDLCLSLYDWAKFRRRKGAVKLHLVLDHDGYLPSFAVITEGKISDVRVAHTIQFDPGTIVVDDRGYNDYVLFGKWTAQGIYFVTRMKDNAVYDVVETREVPQNRHILKDEIIRLTGVKAEEKCPYLLRRVDVYDPEADRVFAFLTNHLQLGASTVSAVYKDRWQVELFFKALKQNLKIKTFVGTSANAVKIQIWTALIAMLILKYLQLKSQYNWSLSNLVSPVRMNLFTHRNLWAWLDSPFETLPVTYDPDQMRFFFA; encoded by the coding sequence ATGAGTGTATTTTGTAGCATATTCAGCCAATTGTTGCAATGGTTTCCGCGGAAGGAGTTTCAGTTGGTGGCAAAGAAGCATCAGGCGGAGCGGCATGCGAAGGGATTCAGCAGTTGGGGGCAGTTTGTGAGTATGCTGTTTTGTCAGTTGGGGAAGGCTCAATCGCTGAGGGAGATCGTTAACGGCCTGATGAGCTGTGAAGGAAAGCTGAAGCATTTGGGCATCGAAGCTCCGAAACGGACAACGCTTGCGTATGCCAATGCGCACCGTCCGTGGGAAATGTACCAGGATCTGTTCTTGGCCCTCCTCGGTCGGTGCAAAGGAGCCGTGACGGGGAAGAAGAAGTTTCGGTTCAAAAACAAGCTGATGAGTCTTGATTCCTCCCCCATTGACTTGTGCTTGAGTCTCTATGATTGGGCGAAGTTTCGCAGGAGAAAAGGAGCGGTGAAGCTTCATCTTGTGCTCGATCACGATGGTTACTTACCCTCTTTTGCCGTAATTACCGAAGGGAAGATTTCCGATGTAAGGGTTGCTCATACGATTCAATTCGATCCCGGAACCATAGTGGTGGATGACCGGGGATATAACGATTACGTCCTCTTCGGCAAATGGACGGCCCAGGGAATATACTTTGTAACCAGAATGAAAGACAACGCCGTGTATGACGTCGTCGAGACCAGAGAAGTTCCTCAAAACCGTCATATTCTTAAAGATGAGATTATCCGTCTGACAGGAGTAAAGGCAGAGGAAAAGTGTCCGTATCTTTTGCGTCGAGTGGATGTGTATGATCCTGAAGCTGACAGGGTGTTTGCGTTTCTGACGAATCATCTGCAGCTTGGTGCCTCTACGGTCAGCGCAGTATATAAAGACCGGTGGCAGGTGGAGTTGTTTTTCAAGGCACTGAAACAAAACCTCAAGATCAAGACGTTTGTGGGAACAAGCGCCAATGCGGTGAAGATACAGATTTGGACAGCACTGATAGCAATGCTCATCTTGAAATATCTTCAATTGAAATCACAATACAACTGGTCGTTATCGAACTTGGTCTCTCCGGTGCGGATGAATCTCTTCACCCATCGGAATTTGTGGGCTTGGCTGGACAGTCCCTTTGAAACATTACCAGTGACTTACGATCCCGACCAGATGAGGTTCTTTTTCGCGTGA